A single window of Penaeus chinensis breed Huanghai No. 1 unplaced genomic scaffold, ASM1920278v2 CTG_4579, whole genome shotgun sequence DNA harbors:
- the LOC125024768 gene encoding histone H4: protein MTGRGKGGKGLGKGGAKRHRKVLRDNIQGITKPAIRRLARRGGVKRISGLIYEETRGVLKVFLENVIRDAVTYTEHAKRKTVTAMDVVYALKRQGRTLYGFGG from the coding sequence ATGACCGGACGAGGCAAGGGCGGAAAGGGGCTCGGAAAGGGTGGCGCCAAGCGTCATCGCAAGGTGTTGCGTGATAACATCCAGGGTATCACCAAGCCTGCCATCCGTCGTCTTGCTCGCCGTGGAGGTGTCAAGCGTATCTCTGGTCTCATCTACGAAGAAACCCGTGGTGTCCTCAAGGTGTTCCTCGAGAACGTGATCCGTGACGCCGTCACCTACACCGAGCACGCCAAGAGGAAGACCGTCACCGCCATGGACGTCGTCTACGCTCTCAAGCGCCAGGGACGTACCCTGTACGGTTTCGGAGGTTAA